In Nomascus leucogenys isolate Asia chromosome 8, Asia_NLE_v1, whole genome shotgun sequence, a single genomic region encodes these proteins:
- the EXD3 gene encoding exonuclease mut-7 homolog isoform X12 codes for MDLGDPTGDPAAGERRRTGQDPLLLLQALQTLWSTRERQQLREEAWRGFAALDDPLAGLLDMLESCRGRRGEGPSLEAWISHQLQCWLQAQPRPSPAQHSLRLKQLQARAVRVLTESSPSLVAPLASIFQLQDADRSCLLVHVHRLHHEGRFREAVMLGTTLKLQPELDVEKMSIPLLLQDKVGLVERYVAGFPDLQRRLLALMDSWCQPGFDIRDVASCHVTAAGTAASGVERLGLAGAQPSSPE; via the exons GCCAGGACCCCCTCCTGCTCCTGCAGGCCCTGCAGACCCTGTGGTCCACGCGGGAGCGGCAGCAG CTCCGGGAGGAAGCCTGGCGGGGGTTTGCTGCCCTGGACGACCCTCTGGCCGGGCTTCTGGACATGCTGGAGAGCTGCCGGGGCCGTCGGGGAGAGGGCCCCTCCCTGGAGGCCTGGATCTCGCACCAGCTGCAGTGCTGGCTACAGGCACAGCCACGCCCGAGCCCGGCCCAG CACAGCCTGAGGCTGAAGCAGCTGCAGGCCCGAGCGGTCAGAGTCCTCACTGAGAGCTCCCCCAGCCTTGTGGCACCACTGGCCAGCATCTTCCAGCTGCAGGATGCAGACAGGAGCTGCCTGCTGGTGCACGTCCACCGCCTCCACCACGAGGGCAGGTTCAGAGAA GCAGTCATGCTGGGCACGACGTTGAAGCTGCAGCCAGAACTTGATGTTGAAAAG ATGAGCATCCCACTGCTCCTCCAGGACAAGGTGGGCCTCGTGGAGCGCTACGTGGCTGGCTTCCCGGACCTCCAGAGGAGGCTGCTGGCCCTCATGGATTCCTGGTGCCAGCCCGGCTTTGACATCAGGGACGTTGCCAG CTGCCACGTGACTGCAGCTGGAACAGCTGCCTCTGGAGTGgagaggctggggctggcagGAGCACAGCCCTCTTCTCCCGAGTGA